In Fimbriimonadaceae bacterium, the DNA window TGAGCGACGCCAGCCCCGAACTCGCCGCGGCCCGCCGCCGCAAGGCGCAGGCCGTGCAGCGCGGGCAAGAACGGATCCAGAGCTACGTCAGCGGCAAGACGCGGGAATGGTTGAGCGACCCGCTCCACACGACGAGGAACGGGCGCCTGGTGGTCCCGCTGAAGGCCGAGTACAAGGGCCGGATCAAGGGCATCGTCCACGACACCAGCGCGAGCGGCCAGACGGTCTATCTCGAACCGGACGACGTCGTCCAGGCGGGCAACCAGGTGCGCGAGGCCGAGGTGGCGGAGCGCGCCGAAGAGGAGAGGATCCTCGCCCGGATCAGCGCGGTCGTCGGTGACGAGGTCGATGCGGTCAAGGCAGGCCTCGACGCGGCGACTGAGCTTGACGTCCTGTTTGCCCGGGCCCGGTTCGGGGCCGACATCGAAGGATGTCTGCCGACCCGGGGTCCGGACCACTCCATCCGGTTGACCAAGGCAAGACATCCCCTGCTCGACGCGGCGGTCGCGGTCCCGCTGAGCCTAAGCCTTGGCGACGACAACGACACCGTCCTCATCACCGGGCCTAACACCGGCGGCAAGACGGTCGGGATCAAGACGGTCGGACTGGCGGTGGCGATGGCCCAAGCCGGCATGATGGTCGACGCCTTTGAGTGCAAGCTCGGATGCTTCACCCAGATATGGGCCGACATCGGCGACGAACAGTCTCTGCAACAGTCGCTCTCGACATTCAGCGCCCACATCAAGAACATCGCGGAGGCGCTGAAAGGACTCCGGCGCGGAGCATTGGTCTTGTTGGACGAGGTCGGGGCTGGCACCGACCCCACCGAGGGGGCTTCCTTGGCCCGGTCCCTTCTGGTCGCGTTCCAGCGTGGTGGGGCCAAGACGATGGCAAGCACGCACTACGGCGAGCTCAAGGTCCTCGCGACAAACCAGCCGGGCTTCGTCAACGCGGCGATGGAGTTTGACCTCAAGTCGCTCCGTCCGACCTACCACCTCTTGCTGGGAACGCCGGGCTCCAGCCATGCCCTCAAGATCGCCGAGCGGTACGGCATCCCCCCCGACGTGGTGAAGGACGCCACGGAAGGGCTCGGCGAGCAGGCCCTTGACGTGGCGCGGATGATCGAGAAGTTGGAGGCGAGCCAACGCCTCGCCCAGCGGGCGCAGGGCGAGGCAGACCGTTTGGCCAACCGTCTGCGCCAGGTGGAGAAGGAGGCCGAGGAGCGCATTGCCCGGGCCGACGAGACGAGGCGCCGCGTCCGCGAGCAGGCGGCCGACCAGTTGGAGGAGGTCCTCCGCGAGATCCGTCTGGAGACGGCGGACGTCTTCGAGTCGGTCAAGCGTGACCCGAGCCAGCAGAACTTGGACAAGGCCCGGCAACGGCTCAAGGCCGTCCAAGAGGTCGGCCAGGGCGCGGTGCGAGAGATGCGGCCCAACCCGCCGAAGACCGAGCCGCGGGCTCCGGCCGTCATCAGCCCGGGCATGACCGTCCGGGTCACGGGCTTTGAGGGGAAGGGCGTCGTCCTTGAGGCGCCCAAGGGACGCAACGTCCTTGTCCAGATGGGAGCGCTGAAAATGACGGTGACCGTCGACCGGTTGACACCTGTCGAGAACACGCCGGCCAAGATCAAGAAGCAGGGGACGTCGCACCAGTTGCAAAGGGCCCAGACCGTCCAGCGTGAAGTCCACTTGCGGCACATGCGGGCCGAGGACGCCATCGAGACCCTGGAGAAGTTCTTGGACGAGGCGATCTTGGCCGGGGCCCCCAGCGTCCGGATCGTCCATGGCAAGGGCGAGGGCGTCTTGAGGCAGGTCACCCAAGACGTTTTGCGCCAGAACCGGGCGGTGCGTTCTTTCCATTTGGCCGACGCCCAAGAAGGGGGCGAAGGCGTGACCGTCGCCCAGCTACAATAGCCGAACGGAAGCACCCGCGGACATCGTCTACCGGGTGCAGTGTCGCGCCACGGCGCCAAAAGGAATCAGACGTTGAAAACTTGGAGCAACAGTGTCTTGGCCGCGGTGCTCGCCGTGGTCGTCGGGATCAGCCTGGGGTGTGGTGGCGGTGGCGGCGGACCTTCCACCAGTTCGGGCGGCGGCGGTGGCGGCGGTGGTGGCGCGATTCCTGTCGCCGGACAGTACCTGGAGTTCTTTGGCCAGAACGGCGCCCAGGTCGATCCACTCAACCTGACGGCCGGTTCGTCCTACACCGTCCAATACGTCAACTACGACTTGGTCGGAAGCCGGTCGGTCCTCTCCGCCCATAACTGGACCCTGCAGGGCACGGGGTCGGCGTCCATCTCGGGCACCGGCATCATGCAGGTTCCCGTCGACCCCAACGTGAACTTCAAAGTGTCGGCCCAATCGACCGTCAGTGGGACCGTCAAAACCCTCACTCAGGACTGCCGTGTCGCCCGGGGGACGGCGAGCGTCAGTGGCAAAGTCATGTCGTCTAACGGTGTGACCGGGTTGGTGTATGTCCAAGTAGACATCTACGACAACAACCTCAACCGGGTGGGTGGTTGTCTGACCGGTGCGGGGGGGGCCTTCACCGCGGTCTGCCCCACCAACGCCAAGTGGATCACCCTCAAGAGCGCGACGATCCCCGACACCTACTTCAGCGCCCTGAGCTACCAGGGTAAGGACTACTCGGTCTTTGGGACGACGTGCCTGGCCGCGTTGCCGACATTGGCGGGCGGGAACAACGCGTTGCCTGCCCCGATGATCGTGCCCCGGTTGGCCGACGGACCGCCTCCTCCGCCCAGTGGATGCGGTTCCTAAGAATGTAACTCCCGGACGGCACGGACAGTAGAATATTGTCGACAGTGGCCCCCGACGAAATCACCCGCGCGACCGAGCAAGTGCTGGCGGACGACCGCATCCACGAGATGTTGGCGCTCGCTTCACGTCTGCGCGCCGTCCGGGGCGGGGAACTCGACGACGAAGCGGTCGCGGCCGTCGCCGAGGCCACTGGTGCGCCCTTGGAATACGTCAGGTTGGCCGTCCGGGGCCTGCCCGAGGCGGAGCAAAAGACCAGCCCGGTCCAGCGGCTGAAGAACAGCTTCCTCGCCTTCGACCCCGACGTCCGACGGTACGCAATGGGGGGCGTCGTCGGCGGGGCGATGGGGCTCTTGTCCGCATGGTCGATGGTCACCCAAGACAACTCGGGCTTTCTGGGGTGCCTTGTCTTCGTCGGTCTGGTCGCCGCCATCTGGAACGCGGCGATCAGTCGCCACGAGCGGACGGCGGCCCTGGCCGGTGCGGTGTCCGGTGGGGTCTGGACCCTGACGACCGCCTTGGTCTTGTTCGTCCACACCTTGGTCCGTCCGATGCTCTTGGCCACGGGGATGCCGGCGGGAGCCTTGATGGGCTTGCACCCTGCGATGCTCGTCGTCGGCCTGCTGGGTGGGGCGCTTGTCGGCTTCACCGTGCACGCCATGTTGGGCAAGAACCGCTCGGTGCTGGGCCTGCGGGACCCCAGCAAGGAGCGGCACGAGATGCTCCAGCAACTCTTGGAGATCACCGAGAAGCTGAAGTCTGACGAGAGGTTTGTGACGTTCCTTAGCGCCGACATCGTCGGCTCGACCAAGCTCAAGGTGCTGGCCGACCCCTTGTCGGTCGAGTTCACCTTTACCGAATACCACCGGTTTGTCGAGACGATCGTCAACCGCAACGGCGGCCGGATCCATTCGACGGCTGGTGACGGTGTCACCGCCGCCTTCGAGAACCCCGCCCAAGGCTTCACGGCAGCAAAGGCGATCATGGCGGGCCTCTTTGAATTCAACGCCTTCCGTAACCGGACGGGGCAGGCGATCGAACTCAGGACGGGCCTGCACACCGGGAGCGTCTTGGCCCCGGGAAAGGACGTCACCCAAGTCAACTTCGCCCACGTCATCGACGTCGCCGCGCACATGCAGAAGGCCGCCGACGCGGGGGCGTTGGTCGTGAGCGAGGAGACGACCAAATACCTGCCTGGTGGACCGACGTCGGTCGGCACCGAGACGGTGACGGTCGAAGACTTGGTCGGCTACGTGTGGCGCCCGAGCCGGGTCGCGGTGCCTGTCTTCGCCAGCGCGGACACTCCCCGCAACTGACCGTCAGGACACGGCGTCGGGCGGCATGTCGGGTTGGTATCCGTCATCGGAGTGGCCGCCGTCGTCGCGACCGTCTTTGCCCACGCTGTAGACCTTGTAGTCCGATCCCGCGGCGTAGTAGACGAACGGGTTGCCGGAGTACGGGTCGACGGCGATTGTGCCCAGGTGGTCGATCGCGGCCGGGGCGTCGCCACGGAGGGCTGCGGCCCGGCACCGGCTGTCTACGGCCCAGAGCCGGGCAGAGGCGAGGAACTTGTCGCGCAGGTCCAGGTAGGTGAACACGGGCGAGAAGAAGTGCTGGCTGAAGCGCTTCCACGGTCGGCTCTGCTTGTCGGGGAAGGTGATGGGCTTTCGCTGGTTGGGGGTCTGGGCCGCGATGCTCTTGGCGTACGCCGCCGTGGTGTGGGCCTCTTCAGCAAAGGCGGCGAAGTAGGCGGGCCGGTCCTCATCTTTGAGGTTCCGCAGGTAGGTGACCGCGTCGTGGGAGTCCTTGTAGAGGAGGTCTTCGAGTTTGGTCGTCTCTTTGTCGCGGTAGGAGTCCTTCACCGTCTGGACTGCGGCCAGCATCGCCTGTTCCTGATGGTCGATGACCTCGGCGGCGTCCCCGCAACGTTTCAAGGCGTCCGACACGCCTTGCGACAGCTTGACCAAGAGGTCGGGGCTCAGTTCCTCTTGGTGGTCGCGGACCACCTGTCGGATTTGGGAAAAGACGCCGTAGCCGACGGAAGCGTCTTCGACGTCGCCCTTCGTGAGGTCACAGGCAAAGCGAAGGCCGCTGACGGCCAAGTCAATGGCCGCTGCATCCTCCCGGGCGTCGAACAGCGCCTGGGTTTTCCAGGCAAACCCCCGCCCGATCAGGAACCAGTCTTCTCTCACCGTGTCAACTTTGAACGGCCCGTGGGCCCGGTAGACGAAGTCGCATGGGTGTCGGGTGGCCTTGGAAACGGATTCGAGGACCGGCGACAGCGTCGAGACCATCTTCACCTTAAAGCCGGAGGTGAAGTTGCGGCGACGGTCTTCCTTGGGGACGAGGTCGGCGGTCGTCTTTGCCGCGATCAGATAGTCGTCGTAAGCGTTACCTGACCCAGCCTTCGGAATGTAGGGCTCCTCTTCCTTAAAGACGGTCACATAGGGGACAGGGGGCTTCCTGGCACAACCGCATAGAACAAGGGTCGCCAGCATCCATGCGTGCGATTTCCTGAACACAGTTCAATCGTAGCATCACCAACGTGCCAGGCGGACCGACGTGCCAAACTCTTTACCGTCAACTCATGAAAGGCGTCATTCTTGCAGCCGGTAAGGGCACGCGGCTGTATCCGGTCACCAAAGCAGTCCCCAAACCTCTTCTCCCCATCGCCAACAAGATGACCTTGGCCTATGCCTTTGACCAACTGAAAGAGTGTGGGGTGACCGAGGTCGCCGTCGTCGTCGGCGAAAACGAGCCGGCGATGCGGGAGGCGCTTGGCAATGGCTCTGCGTTCGGCCTAGACCTGGCGTTTGTCCGCCAGCCGGACCCCAAGGGCCTCGCCCACGCGGTGGGGTTTGCCCAAGATTTTGTCGCGGGCGACGACTTCATCCTCTACCTGGGTGACGCGATCTACAGCGAGCCGCTTGCCCCCTTCGTGCAGATGTTTCGCGATCGAGGATGCGCAAACCTCAA includes these proteins:
- a CDS encoding adenylate/guanylate cyclase domain-containing protein — encoded protein: MAPDEITRATEQVLADDRIHEMLALASRLRAVRGGELDDEAVAAVAEATGAPLEYVRLAVRGLPEAEQKTSPVQRLKNSFLAFDPDVRRYAMGGVVGGAMGLLSAWSMVTQDNSGFLGCLVFVGLVAAIWNAAISRHERTAALAGAVSGGVWTLTTALVLFVHTLVRPMLLATGMPAGALMGLHPAMLVVGLLGGALVGFTVHAMLGKNRSVLGLRDPSKERHEMLQQLLEITEKLKSDERFVTFLSADIVGSTKLKVLADPLSVEFTFTEYHRFVETIVNRNGGRIHSTAGDGVTAAFENPAQGFTAAKAIMAGLFEFNAFRNRTGQAIELRTGLHTGSVLAPGKDVTQVNFAHVIDVAAHMQKAADAGALVVSEETTKYLPGGPTSVGTETVTVEDLVGYVWRPSRVAVPVFASADTPRN
- a CDS encoding endonuclease MutS2; the protein is MEHALAVLEWGKVVARLVAACETDLGRARAGDAVPSFDADEVWAELDKTREADTLRNSGLPSLMGVRDVRAAVTIASKGAVCDGRSLYQVGTTLKAMGAARKSVAEADGLPLLQALADDLPDLPNIVALIEKSLESDGHVLSDASPELAAARRRKAQAVQRGQERIQSYVSGKTREWLSDPLHTTRNGRLVVPLKAEYKGRIKGIVHDTSASGQTVYLEPDDVVQAGNQVREAEVAERAEEERILARISAVVGDEVDAVKAGLDAATELDVLFARARFGADIEGCLPTRGPDHSIRLTKARHPLLDAAVAVPLSLSLGDDNDTVLITGPNTGGKTVGIKTVGLAVAMAQAGMMVDAFECKLGCFTQIWADIGDEQSLQQSLSTFSAHIKNIAEALKGLRRGALVLLDEVGAGTDPTEGASLARSLLVAFQRGGAKTMASTHYGELKVLATNQPGFVNAAMEFDLKSLRPTYHLLLGTPGSSHALKIAERYGIPPDVVKDATEGLGEQALDVARMIEKLEASQRLAQRAQGEADRLANRLRQVEKEAEERIARADETRRRVREQAADQLEEVLREIRLETADVFESVKRDPSQQNLDKARQRLKAVQEVGQGAVREMRPNPPKTEPRAPAVISPGMTVRVTGFEGKGVVLEAPKGRNVLVQMGALKMTVTVDRLTPVENTPAKIKKQGTSHQLQRAQTVQREVHLRHMRAEDAIETLEKFLDEAILAGAPSVRIVHGKGEGVLRQVTQDVLRQNRAVRSFHLADAQEGGEGVTVAQLQ